One genomic segment of Oncorhynchus kisutch isolate 150728-3 linkage group LG15, Okis_V2, whole genome shotgun sequence includes these proteins:
- the LOC109883432 gene encoding gap junction beta-1 protein, which produces MNWGSFYAVISGVNRHSTGIGRIWLSVIFIFRILVLVVAAESVWGDEKSGFTCNTQQPGCNSVCYDQFFPISHIRLWALQLILVSTPALLVAMHVAHRRHINKKILKKSGRGSPKELEQLKNQKFAITGALWWTYMISVLFRIVLEVCFLYIFYLIYPDFKMFRLVKCDSYPCPNTVDCFVSRPTEKTIFTVFMLSVSGVCVLLNLAEVAYLIGRACLRCIHGNQEETKVAWIGQKLSSYKQNEINQMIADQSKFKFNMGARKTSMEKGERCSAF; this is translated from the coding sequence ATGAACTGGGGGTCCTTTTACGCCGTAATCAGCGGCGTAAACAGGCATTCCACCGGCATCGGCCGCATCTGGCTGTCTGTCATCTTCATCTTCAGAATCCTGGTCCTCGTGGTGGCGGCCGAGTCCGTCTGGGGCGACGAGAAGTCTGGCTTCACCTGCAACACCCAGCAGCCCGGCTGCAACTCTGTCTGCTATGACCAGTTCTTTCCCATCTCACACATCCGCCTGTGGGCCTTGCAGCTCATCCTGGTGTCCACGCCTGCTCTCCTAGTGGCTATGCATGTAGCCCATCGCAGACACATCAACAAGAAGATCCTGAAGAAGTCCGGGCGCGGTTCCCCTAAGGAGCTGGAACAACTCAAGAACCAGAAGTTTGCGATCACAGGCGCCCTCTGGTGGACCTACATGATCAGTGTGCTGTTTAGGATCGTTCTGGAAGTCTGCTTCCTTTATATATTCTACTTGATCTACCCTGACTTCAAGATGTTCCGTCTGGTCAAGTGTGACTCGTACCCCTGCCCCAACACTGTGGACTGCTTCGTGTCACGACCCACGGAGAAAACCATCTTCACCGTGTTCATGCTCTCCGTGTCGGGGGTGTGTGTTCTCCTCAACCTGGCCGAGGTGGCCTACCTGATTGGCAGAGCCTGTCTGAGGTGTATCCATGGTAACCAGGAAGAGACTAAGGTAGCATGGATCGGTCAGAAACTGTCCTCCTACAAACAGAATGAAATCAACCAGATGATCGCTGACCAGTCGAAGTTCAAGTTCAACATGGGAGCTAGGAAGACCTctatggagaagggagagaggtgttCTGCTTTCTGA
- the LOC109883430 gene encoding uncharacterized protein LOC109883430: MPLQQSPVWLPTDLNVTKRCIMYKLLVLEDARNTLDKQLRHLTEKANVEVRSFLSAPHPINVLDNLVRSLDAKCYAIEKLSTALKNLTTDPQFSAPASTRPLNSLLQPALSRDRGIMTSSDVLKFGPMLQNVLMAGSITKAVQMLGALPALQQLKLFCSSSSSQDFQKDQVFICSISSSSKVAKLPIPSSSTSVASLNLTKDNGIFISKEKTPQQPNTTTVTTTQIKENSQIKQTPGATDLDLPVPGELLSGFSNPAYQMTALAPPPLESGSDTRVQHQKQTSSQLMQFLRTNCRNEPFMELAAFFQHTSYYQYTSDSTAPAMTSDPLPETKHAQETQNVLETKNHNVSVPKKELFSELPDNQLNQYAPVFTVKRVESGGSLIFSCIIATKTELWDIGDVFTEATRSGPSSDVVTTSENKMSATSLQCRSVEISNTTLQPPAPSIHSLQIKEGHVIGEVQEDINNISLSPELQRFQNCCSLVTPVNQCLNIPEFQIRKFEEMAVVVSHVVHPGNFYIQQADATLQLEDLNTDSLAELKCTPDIGTYVMAWFPQQERWCRAQVAKICGMSGDINEVEVRRLDYGDTSCLSLCNIKELSAEMTSLPLQAIQVSLANVRPVDVCGWTQQAVYWFRDMVGNRTLYARLYPQGERHNPMVELFMEKGKLGSMRRGASLSLRLAQNGHAKHDKLRNLGIKRSSAQERTKKWQSAWNKYLISCYTQNKK, translated from the exons ATGCCGCTGCAGCAGAGTCCTGTGTGGCTTCCCACCGACCTCAATGTCACCAAAAGATGTATAATGTACAAACTTCTCGTCTTGGAGGACGCCAGGAATACACTGGACAAACAACTACGACATTTAACCGAAAAG GCCAACGTAGAAGTCCGAAGCTTCCTGAGCGCGCCTCATCCTATCAATGTGCTGGACAACCTCGTCAGGTCTTTGGATGCTAAATGTTATGCCATTGAGAAACTTTCAACTGCACTCAAAAACCTGACGACCG ATCCACAATTCAGTGCCCCAGCTTCCACCAGACCCCTAAACAGCCTGTTGCAGCCAGCGCTATCCAGAGACCGAGGCATCATGACATCGTCAGACGTGCTGAAGTTTGGTCCCATGCTGCAGAACGTCCTCATGGCCGGCTCCATCACCAAGGCAGTACAGATGCTGGGAGCCTTGCCTGCCCTACAGCAACTCAAACTCttctgctcctcttcctcctctcaagACTTCCAGAAGGATCAGGTCTTTATATGCAGCATCTCCTCCTCCAGCAAAGTGGCAAAGCTCCCAATCCCCAGCTCCTCAACCAGCGTAGCCAGTCTGAATCTGACCAAAGACAATGGAATCTTTATCTCCAAGGAGAAGACACCGCAGCAGCCAAATACAACGACGGTTACAACCACTCAAATCAAAGAGAACAGTCAAATCAAACAAACACCTGGAGCAACAGATCTAGACCTACCTGTCCCAGGTGAGCTCCTCTCAGGGTTCAGTAACCCAGCCTACCAGATGACAGCCCTGGCTCCTCCCCCTCTAGAATCAGGAAGTGACACCAGAGTGCAGCACCAGAAGCAAACTTCCTCTCAGCTCATGCAATTCCTGCGAACCAATTGCAGGAACGAGCCGTTCATGGAGTTGGCCGCTTTCTTCCAGCACACCAGCTACTACCAGTACACCTCTGATTCCACCGCCCCGGCAATGACCTCTGACCCCCTCCCGGAAACCAAGCATGCCCAGGAAACCCAGAATGTTCTAGAAACTAAGAACCACAACGTCAGCGTCCCAAAGAAGGAGCTGTTCTCAGAGCTGCCAGATAACCAGCTGAACCaatat GCCCCGGTGTTCACAGTAAAGCGTGTGGAGTCTGGAGGCTCTCTGATCTTCAGCTGTATCATTGCCACCAAGACGGAGCTCTGGGACATAGGAGACGTCTTTACCGAGGCGACAAGGAGCGGTCCTTCCTCTGACGTCGTCACCACCTCTGAGAACAAGATGTCTGCCACTAGTCTCCAGTGTCGGAGTGTAGAgatctctaatacaaccctccaACCCCCAGCTCCATCCATCCACAGCCTACAGATCAAAGAGGGACATGTGATTGGGGAGGTTCAGGAAGATATCAACAATATCAGTCTGTCTCCAGAACTCCAGAGATTCCAGAACTGTTGTTCCTTGGTTACCCCAGTTAACCAGTGTCTGAACATTCCAGAGTTCCAGATCCGTAAGTTTGAGGAGATGGCAGTGGTGGTGAGTCACGTGGTGCATCCTGGGAACTTCTACATCCAACAGGCCGACGCCACCCTCCAGCTGGAGGACCTCAACACTGA tagtttagcagagcTGAAGTGTACTCCAGACATCGGGACCTACGTCATGGCTTGGTTCCCCCAACAGGAGAGGTGGTGTCGGGCACAGGTGGCCAAGATATGTGGCATGAGTGGAG ACATCAATGAGGTGGAGGTGAGGAGGCTGGACTACGGAgacacttcctgtctgtctctatgtaacATCAAGGAACTCAGTGCTGAGATGACATCACTTCCTCTACAGGCCATACAGGTCTCCCTAGCTAAT GTGCGCCCAGTGGACGTGTGTGGCTGGACCCAACAGGCAGTATATTGGTTCAGAGACATGGTGGGCAACAGGACGCTGTACGCACGGCTCTACcctcagggagagagacacaaccCCATGGTGGAACTCTTCATGGAGAAGGGAAAACTGGGGTCCATGAG GAGAGgagcctctctgtctctgagactgGCTCAGAATGGACATGCTAAACATGACAAGCTGAGGAACCTGGGAATCAAGAGAA gtAGTGCGCAGGAGCGAACCAAGAAATGGCAGTCTGCCTGGAACAAGTACCTTATTTCCTGTTACACCCAGAATAAGAAGTAA